Genomic DNA from Longimicrobium sp.:
GCCGGACATCATCCAGGCGCTGCGCCTCCTCCTGAAAGGCGCCGGGTATGGCATCGAGACGGCCACCTCCCCCGCATCCGCGCTGGCCGCGGCGCGCGAAAAGGATCTGGACGTGGTGCTGATGGACCTCAACTACGCCCGCGACACCACCTCCGGGCGCGAGGGGCTGGAGCTGATCCCGCAGATCCACGCCGCCGATCCGTCGCTCCCCATCGTGGTGATGACGGCGTGGGGGAGCGTGGAGGGCGCCGTGGAGGCGATGCGGCGCGGCGCCCGCGACTACGTGGAAAAGCCGTGGGACAACCAGCGCCTCCTGGCCACCCTCGCCTCGCAGGTGGAGCTGGGGCGCGCCCTGCGCCAGACGCAGCGGCTGGAGCAGGAGAACCGCCGCCTGCGCAGCGACGGCCTCCCCGAGATGATCGCCGAGTCACGCGCCATGGTGCCCGTGCTGCGGCTGATGGAGCGCGTGGGCCCCTCCGACGCCTCCGTGCTCATCACCGGCGAGCACGGCACCGGCAAGGACGTGGTCGCGCGCTGGCTCCACGCGTCGTCCCCCCGCGCATCGCGTGCGCTGGTGACGGTGAACGCGGGCGCCATCGCGGAGGGCGTGTTCGAGAGCGAGCTCTTTGGCCACGTAAAGGGCGCGTTCACCGACGCCCGCTCGGACCGGGTGGGCGCCTTCGAGCTGGCGGACGGCGGCACGCTCTTCATGGACGAGATCGGCACCATGCCGCACGACCAGCAGGCCAAGCTCCTGCGCGTGCTGCAGAGCGGCGAGCTGCAGCGCGTGGGGGCGTCGCGCACCCGCAAGGTGGACGTGCGCGTGATCTCGGCCACCAACCTGGACGTGCAGCAGGGCGTGGAAGAAGGGCGCTTCCGCGAAGACCTCCTCTTCCGCCTCAACACCGTCGAGATCCACCTCCCCCCGCTGCGCGACCGGCGCGAGGACGTGCCGCTGCTGGCGAACCACTTCCTGCGCCGCGGCGCCGCGCAGTACCGCAAGGCGCTGGAGGGCTTCACGCCGGATGCCATGAAGGCGCTCCTCTCCTACCCCTGGCCCGGCAACGTGCGCGAGCTGGAACACGCGGTGGAGCGCTCGATCCTCCTTACCGCCGGCCCGCGCGTGGGGGTGGAGGACCTGGCGCTGCGGGGCCGCGTCCCCGCCTCGGTCGCCATGGAGGAGATGTCGCTGGAAGACGCCGAACGCCTCCTGATCCGCAAGGCGCTGGAGCGCTTCGACGGCAACGTGAGCCAGGCCGCGGAGGCGCTGGGCCTCAGCCGCAGCGCGCTGTACCGACGGCTGGAGCGCTTCGGGCTGTGAAGGGCGGGGAATGGGGAATGGGGAATGGGGAATGGGGAATGGGGAACGGATGCTCCGGCGCCCCGCCTGATGCCCGCCGCGCGAGTCCGCACAGGCGGACTTCGTGTAGTTCCAGCGGCGAATTCATTCGCTCCTGGAATGCGGGCTCGTGGATCTCCGGCTCCGGGAATCGTCGCTCCTGGATCTCTCGTTTCGGGGCGGCCCGCCGTTGATGCCCCCGCGCCGGCGGCGGACGCGCCACCAGACCCAGATCTTCATCCTCGCGCTCCTGGCCGGGTTTCCGGGAGTGGCGCTCTCCGCCCTGCTGCTGTGGCGGGGCGGCTACGACAGCGGCGTGCAGTGGACGGCGGCCGTGCTGGTGGGCGGCGGCTGGCTGCTGGCCGCGTGGATGGTGCGCGAGCGGGCCATCCGCCCCCTGCAGACCCTCTCCAACCTCCTGGCGGCGCTGCGCGAGGGCGACTTCTCGCTCCGCGCCCGCGGCGCCCGCCCGGACGACGCGCTCGGGCTGGCGCTGGTGGAGGCCAACGCGCTGGGCGAGACGCTTCGCGAGCAGCGCATCGGCGCCATAGAGGCGACCGCCCTCCTGCGCCGCGTGATGGCGGAGATCGACGTGGCGGTCTTCGCCATCGACGAGGGCGGGCGCGTGCGCCTCGTCAACCGCGCAGGCGAGCGCCTCCTGGACCGCCCACCGGAGCGCATCCTCGGCTTCCCCGCGGACGAGCTGGAGCTGACCGACCTGCTGGAGGGGGAGACGCCGCGCACCGTGGAGCACGAGTTCCCCGGCGGCGTCGGGCGCTGGGAGGTGCGGCGGGGTCCATTTCGCCAGGGCGGCCGCTCGCACCAGCTGCTGGTGGTGGCGGACGTGAGCCGCGTGCTGCGCGAAGAGGAGCGGCAGGCGTGGCGGCGGCTGATTCGCGTGCTGAGCCACGAGATCAACAACTCGCTGGCGCCCATCCAGTCCATCGCCGGCACGCTTCAGGGGATGGTGGGCGAGGACGTCGTCCCCGGCGAGCTGGGCGACGACCTGCGCGGCGGACTGGCGATCATCGCGGGGCGCTCCACCTCGCTCAGCCGTTTCATGGCCGAGTACGCCCGCCTGGCGCGCCTCCCGCCCCCCTCGCTCAGCCCCATCGACATCGGGCTGCGCGTGCGCCACACGGCGGAGCTGGAGCGGCGCCTCCCCGTGCGCGTCGTCCCCGGCGACGAGCTGCTGGTGAGCGCCGATCCCGACCAGCTCGACCAGCTCCTGATCAACCTCGTCCGCAACGCCACCGATGCCGCGCTGGAGACCGGCGGCGGTGTGCGCGTCGGCTGGCGCGCGGATGGCGACGGGGTGGAGGTGTGGGTGGAGGATGACGGCCCCGGCCTGGCGGACACGGCCAACCTGTTCGTCCCCTTCTTCACGACGAAGCGCAACGGCACCGGCATCGGCCTGGCCCTCAGCCGCCAGATCGCCGAGGCCCACGGCGGCACGCTGACCCTGGAGAACCGGCCGGATGCGCGGGGCTGCATCGCGCGGCTGGTGCTGCCGGGGTGAGGGGGCGGGCCCCCTCCCCGCTCGTCACCTCGCTGCCCCTCCAAAACAACCTGGGGGAGGGGCAAGGGCGTGCATCCGTGCGCGGCGCACGGGGCGGTGCGGGGGAGGGCACGGGCAGCCACGTGGGGCGGCCCCTACGAGGTGGGGGGTGAGGAGCAGGTGTCGAGGTGGGGCAGGCGGCGGGCAGACACGCAGGTCTGCCCCTACCGGATCGGTTCGGGCGGCGGGGGGTCGAGGCACGGCGGAGCGTGGGCGCGATGAATCGCGCCCCTACCGGATCTGTGCTGCACGCGCGGAGTTCTCCCCCTCCCGCGCCCTGCGCCCCCGCAGGCGGGGGAGGGGGCCGGGGGGAGGGGGCCAGCCGTTCGCGGAACCCAACGCGCGTTCCGTTGTACCGAGTGCATCGTGAGCCGCGGCCGTAAGTGCTTTGGCGGCGGGTCTTTGTGTGCTCCAAGGGGGTGAGGATGGATCGGGACTACCTGGTGCGCGCCACCGCTCTCGACGATCGGGTGCGCGCCTTTGCACTGAACGCCACGGGAATCGTGTCCGAGCTGCGCCGGCGCCACGATACATCACCCGTCGTCACGGCGGCGCTGGGGCGCACGGCCATGGGGGCGCTCCTCATCGCCGCGGCAACGCTCAAGGAAGAGGAGCAGCTCCTTACCGTGGACGTAAAGGGCGACGGGCCCGCGGGGCGCATCATCGTGACCGCCAACGGGCGCGGCGAGGTGCGCGGGCTGGTGGGCAACCCCCACGCGGACGCGGAGAGCGCCGGCGAGAAGCTGAACGTGGCCGGCGTGGTGGGGTCCACCGGCTTCCTCTCCGTCACCAAGCACCTGGGGATGAAGGACTCGTACCAGGGCACGGTGGCGCTCGTCTCGGGCGAGATCGGAGACGACCTCACGTTCTACCTGGCGCAGAGCGAGCAGACCCCTTCGGCGGTTGGCGTGGGGGTGTTCACGCAGCAGGACGCCAGCGTGGTGGCCGGCGGCTACATGATCCAGCTCCTCCCCGGCCTGTCGGAGAAGGAGATCGCGGCCATCGAGGAGCGGATCGCGGCCCTTCCGCATCCCACCCGGCTGCTGCGCGAGGGCGCCACCCCCGAGCAGATCCTGGAGCGGATCTTCCCCGAGGGCTACACGCTGGGCGACAGCCAGCCGATCCGCTTCCACTGCCCCTGCTCGCGCGAACGCTTCGAATCCGCCATCGTGAGCCTGGGGCAGGACGAGGTGCGGCGCCTCATCGAGGAGGAAGAGGAGCCGTACACCGAGGTGGTCTGCCACTTCTGCAACGAGGCGTACCGCTACAGCCCGCACGAGATGGAAGCCATCCTCGAAGCGGTGCGCTGACGGGTCTTTACCCAGAAAAGAAAACGGCCGGCGAGCGCATCCACGCGCCCGCCGGCCGTTTCGGCTTCTCGCTACCTCTCAAAGAATTCGGTTTGCAGGTTCCCGAGCGTGTAGACGTGGCCCTCGTCGTTCCCGAACGCGCCGAACGCGATGAAGGTGGGGTAGCCGAGCTCCTCGTCGTAGCGCACGGTGACCTTCTGGCCCCTCACGCGCGCCCTGGCGATCTCCCGGATGAGGTCCTGGATGGTCGGAAAGGGTCCGTCGACCGGGACGGCTACCCCCTGTGGTCCCGGTCTGGTGAGCACGAGCGCCACCCGGCCGTCGCGCACGTGGATACTTACCGGCGTCGTGAGAGGCGAACCGCAGCGGCACAACATCTGGAAATCGTACGTGTACTGCTTCTTCTCCCACGGCTCGAGGGGGCTGTCGGAGCACCCCGCGACGGCCAGCAGAGCGATGCACAGCAGACGAAGCTTCAGGCGCATGGGCGTCTCCCGGAAGGGGTGGAAGGGCGAAGGGCGTGTAAAGAACGCCCCAGCGCCCGGCACTTGCACGCTCTTCCCTAGCGGAGGTACCGCAGGTTCTCGGCGGTGTACACGACCCCTGCATCGTTCGCGATCGTCCCGATCTCGATGTAAGTCGGGTAGCCGAGCTCCGCGTCGTAGCGCACGATCAGGTTCTTCTCGCCATTTCGGCGCGCCTCCTCGATTCGCACGAGGTCCTCGATGGTCGGCCACTGCGCGTTCGGCAGGCTCGTGACGTCCTCCCCGCCCGGGCGCTTGTAGACGCGCGCGACCTTGCCGCCACGCACGTGGATCGTCACCGGCGCGGTCACCTGGCTTCCGCAGAAACAGATCTTCTGGAAGTCGTACTGGTAGTCTGACTCACCCTGGGCCGCGGTGGTATCGCGCGAGCATCCAGCGATGGACATCAGGGCGATGCACAGCAGAACAAGCTTCAGGCGCATGGGCGGCTCCCGGAAGAGGGTTCGACAGGCAAACGGCACCAGAAGAACGCCCCAGCCCCGTCCAGATGCACACCCTCGCCTCCCCTTCTTTCCGTTCCCCTCCGCGTCTCTGTGTGAAACCGCCGTTCACGCGGCCAGCGCCTCGCGGATCTCGTCAAAGGGCGGCAGCAGGCTGGGATTGCTGCTGTGCCACACGTAGCGCACCGTACGGTCCGGGTTCACCACGAACACGGAACGGTCGGACACGTCGCGCAGCCCCGGTCCGACGGGCGCCTCGCGCAGCACCCCGAACGCCCGGCTCGCCTCGCGGTTGAAGTCGGAGAGGAAGAGGTAGTCCGCGCCGAGCTCCTTGCGGAAGCGGTCCAGCACGTAGGGCGAGTCCACGCTGATGGCCGCCACCTGCGCGCCCAGCCCGTTGTACACGGCCAGGTCGTCGCGAAAGGTGCACAGCTCCTCGGTACAGGTGCTGGTGAACGCGAGCGGAAAGAAGACCACCACCGTCGCCTGGCCGCCGTAGAGGCTGCCCAGCGACACCTGCTGGTTGTCGTGCGCCGGAAGGGTCACGTCGGGTGCCTGATCGCCAATCTGAAGCGGCATGAAGCGGTTTTCCTTCGTACGTGTAGTGGTGAGACGGGGCGCCGGCGCGGCGCCCCTCGTCAGTCCGGGTCCAGCAGCCGGAGCGTGGTGAGGGCCAGGCGCACGGTATCGCGCTCCTTCTCCTCCTCCCCCGCCGGGCAGAAGTAGGTTGCGAAGCAGATCACCCCCGGCGTCGTCGCCACGCCCACCATCCAGAAGAGCGACTCGCCGTCGTCCTCGTCCTCGCTCGTGAACTCGCACAGCGCGAGCTCGCTTCCGTCCTCCAGCGGCACGTCCTCCACCTCGTCCTCCTCCAGCTCCACGCTGCGCTCTTCCAGGAAGGCGTACAGCTCCTCGGCAGGATCGGGAAACTCGTCCGCGGAGGCCTCGAAGGCGATCAGGTGGAGCGTCCCCACGCCGTCCTCGCGCCACACCTCCACGCCGCCGTCCTCCTCGTCGGGCGCGGCGGACCAGCCCCGGGGGATCACCAGGTCGAACCTGCCTTCGGGGTCCGCGAACCGCTGCGCATCGCTCATCGGGTCTCTGCTATACGGGTGTGGGGGCGGCGGGGGGCAAGATGGGCGCCGCTCCTGTGGCAGGCAAGCCGTTCCGGTACACTGTCGTTGTCAGAAACAGACGTGGAGGGGCGTTCTTGGATTCGAACGCCCGTTCGGCATCGAACGAGACCGCAGGCGCAGCGGATCATGCGTCTCCACTCCTAGCTGGGAGGCGCTTATTCGCACCTTGGGCGTCAGTCTTGTGGCGGTCGCGGCCCTCGTGGCCAGCTTCGCGGTCGTGATCCAGCGTCAGGACGAGCCGGACCGGCTTCGCGAGCGGCGCGCCGAGCCTTCCCCGCCGGCCATCGACCTGGAGCAGCTCCGCAACGCGGGCCTGTAACCCGGTCACCCGCGGGAACGCAGAAATCAGTTGAAGGGGCCGCTCCGGCAGGGGAGCGGCCCCCTTTCTGTGTGCAATGTGAACAGATGAAGATGTTTTTCCACAATGGGTATGTTGTCATTGAACATTCCCGAGACATAGCAGGTAGGGTATCTAGCAGACAAGTTCCGGACTGGCCTCGGTAATGTGGGTGAATTTCTCAGCGGATTACGGCCAAACGCGTGCGCGGGGTTGACCTAAACCCAAGCAGGGGTTATAATTAGGCATAAGAAAAACGCCGAGTGCATCGCAGCGACACAGACGATCGCGCGCTTCGCAACGTCCAATCAGGAGACAATCGTTATGAAGAACAGCGAAACGAGCCGTACCCCGCGTTCGCGTTTTCGCAACGATACCCGCGCGCTCCTTACTTCGCGCCCGGTGCAGCTTCTCCTGGTTCTGGGAGCGATGGCGGAGGGCGCGGTGATCCTGGGCCGCGACAGGGCGCCGGAGCCGGCGAAGCCGGTCACGATGCAGCAGGCCCTTCACGAGGCCATCACCCCGGTGAAGGTGGTGGAGCACAAGCGCCTCTCGAAGCTGGCCGACCTGGCGGTGAACGAGGACGCCCGCGAGGACGAGACGGTGGCCGAGGCGCAGAAGCTGGCCGAGAAGTACCGCAAGAGCGGCTTCAAGGTGTCGGACAGGCTGGCGCTTCAGATCCACGAAGCCGCCGTCGAGAACGGGATCAAGCCGGAAGTGGCGTTCGGGCTGGTGAAGACGGAGAGCGGGTTCAAGACGAGCGCGACGAGCCACGTGGGCGCCATCGGCCTCACGCAGCTGATGCCGGCGACGGCACGCTGGCTGAAGCCCGGCACCACGCGCAGCGACCTGCGCGACACGGAGACGAACCTGAACATCGGCTTCAAGTACCTCGCCGACCTGATCGAGAAGTACGACGGCAACCAGAAGCTGGCGCTGCTGGCCTACAACCGCGGCCCCGGCACCGTGGACCGCCTCCTGAAGCGCGGCCGCAACCCGGACAACGGCTACGCCGACATGGTGTACGGACGCCGCAACACGCACCGGTAACACGAACGAAGGGGCGCCTCAAGAGAAGCGCCCCTTCGTCAACAAAAAAAGCATCACACAGAGAACACGGAGGAAACTGCAAGCCTCAGAGAACTCCCTTCCCCCTCTACTTCGCCGACAACGTTGCGTTCTTCTCGATGTACTCCGACCACTCCGGCGGCACGTCCGTGTCCGGGAAGATGGCCTGGACGGGGCACTCGGGCTCGCAGGCGCCGCAGTCGATGCACTCGTCGGGGTTGATGTAGTACTGGTCGTCCGCCTCGTAGATGCAGTCGACCGGGCACACCTCGACGCAG
This window encodes:
- a CDS encoding sigma-54 dependent transcriptional regulator, yielding MAPTAPPRILIADDQPDIIQALRLLLKGAGYGIETATSPASALAAAREKDLDVVLMDLNYARDTTSGREGLELIPQIHAADPSLPIVVMTAWGSVEGAVEAMRRGARDYVEKPWDNQRLLATLASQVELGRALRQTQRLEQENRRLRSDGLPEMIAESRAMVPVLRLMERVGPSDASVLITGEHGTGKDVVARWLHASSPRASRALVTVNAGAIAEGVFESELFGHVKGAFTDARSDRVGAFELADGGTLFMDEIGTMPHDQQAKLLRVLQSGELQRVGASRTRKVDVRVISATNLDVQQGVEEGRFREDLLFRLNTVEIHLPPLRDRREDVPLLANHFLRRGAAQYRKALEGFTPDAMKALLSYPWPGNVRELEHAVERSILLTAGPRVGVEDLALRGRVPASVAMEEMSLEDAERLLIRKALERFDGNVSQAAEALGLSRSALYRRLERFGL
- a CDS encoding ATP-binding protein, whose protein sequence is MPPRRRRTRHQTQIFILALLAGFPGVALSALLLWRGGYDSGVQWTAAVLVGGGWLLAAWMVRERAIRPLQTLSNLLAALREGDFSLRARGARPDDALGLALVEANALGETLREQRIGAIEATALLRRVMAEIDVAVFAIDEGGRVRLVNRAGERLLDRPPERILGFPADELELTDLLEGETPRTVEHEFPGGVGRWEVRRGPFRQGGRSHQLLVVADVSRVLREEERQAWRRLIRVLSHEINNSLAPIQSIAGTLQGMVGEDVVPGELGDDLRGGLAIIAGRSTSLSRFMAEYARLARLPPPSLSPIDIGLRVRHTAELERRLPVRVVPGDELLVSADPDQLDQLLINLVRNATDAALETGGGVRVGWRADGDGVEVWVEDDGPGLADTANLFVPFFTTKRNGTGIGLALSRQIAEAHGGTLTLENRPDARGCIARLVLPG
- the hslO gene encoding Hsp33 family molecular chaperone HslO is translated as MDRDYLVRATALDDRVRAFALNATGIVSELRRRHDTSPVVTAALGRTAMGALLIAAATLKEEEQLLTVDVKGDGPAGRIIVTANGRGEVRGLVGNPHADAESAGEKLNVAGVVGSTGFLSVTKHLGMKDSYQGTVALVSGEIGDDLTFYLAQSEQTPSAVGVGVFTQQDASVVAGGYMIQLLPGLSEKEIAAIEERIAALPHPTRLLREGATPEQILERIFPEGYTLGDSQPIRFHCPCSRERFESAIVSLGQDEVRRLIEEEEEPYTEVVCHFCNEAYRYSPHEMEAILEAVR
- a CDS encoding DUF6174 domain-containing protein, which encodes MRLKLRLLCIALLAVAGCSDSPLEPWEKKQYTYDFQMLCRCGSPLTTPVSIHVRDGRVALVLTRPGPQGVAVPVDGPFPTIQDLIREIARARVRGQKVTVRYDEELGYPTFIAFGAFGNDEGHVYTLGNLQTEFFER
- a CDS encoding DUF6174 domain-containing protein, producing the protein MRLKLVLLCIALMSIAGCSRDTTAAQGESDYQYDFQKICFCGSQVTAPVTIHVRGGKVARVYKRPGGEDVTSLPNAQWPTIEDLVRIEEARRNGEKNLIVRYDAELGYPTYIEIGTIANDAGVVYTAENLRYLR
- a CDS encoding peroxiredoxin, which produces MPLQIGDQAPDVTLPAHDNQQVSLGSLYGGQATVVVFFPLAFTSTCTEELCTFRDDLAVYNGLGAQVAAISVDSPYVLDRFRKELGADYLFLSDFNREASRAFGVLREAPVGPGLRDVSDRSVFVVNPDRTVRYVWHSSNPSLLPPFDEIREALAA
- a CDS encoding lytic transglycosylase domain-containing protein — its product is MKNSETSRTPRSRFRNDTRALLTSRPVQLLLVLGAMAEGAVILGRDRAPEPAKPVTMQQALHEAITPVKVVEHKRLSKLADLAVNEDAREDETVAEAQKLAEKYRKSGFKVSDRLALQIHEAAVENGIKPEVAFGLVKTESGFKTSATSHVGAIGLTQLMPATARWLKPGTTRSDLRDTETNLNIGFKYLADLIEKYDGNQKLALLAYNRGPGTVDRLLKRGRNPDNGYADMVYGRRNTHR
- a CDS encoding ferredoxin family protein — its product is MPYVIAEPCIGTKDASCVEVCPVDCIYEADDQYYINPDECIDCGACEPECPVQAIFPDTDVPPEWSEYIEKNATLSAK